Proteins encoded in a region of the Procambarus clarkii isolate CNS0578487 chromosome 42, FALCON_Pclarkii_2.0, whole genome shotgun sequence genome:
- the LOC138373346 gene encoding uncharacterized protein aq_1476-like — protein MELVRVVTSSLSLGELDPHDAQEKLSTRLAELVQECARLRGEVLRVTEDLEHREGEASAARQTVARLVNELDDEKRTVQEQNLALVEYRKEGDDLRTRLRALEEEVKSVRERLHNTNKSYNATLEELHATEKHLQHTKGKLHVGF, from the exons ATGGAGCTGGTGAGGGTAGTGACCTCATCCCTAAGCTTAGGAGAGCTTGACCCTCACGACGCCCAAGAGAAGCTCTCCACCAGACTGGCCGAGCTCGTCCAG GAGTGTGCCCGGCTGcggggagaggtgttgagggtgacgGAGGACCTGGAGCACCGGGAGGGGGAGGCGTCGGCGGCCAGGCAGACGGTGGCAAGACTCGTCAACGAACTGGACGACGAGAAGCGAACTGTCCAGGAACAGAATCTGGCCCTGGTGGAGTACAGGAAG GAGGGAGATGACCTGCGGACCCGCCTGAGGGCACTCGAGGAGGAGGTGAAGAGCGTGAGGGAGCGcctccacaacaccaacaagtCGTACAACGCCACACTCGAGGAGCTGCACGCCACCGAGAAGCACCTCCAACACACCAAGGGTAAGCTCCACGTAGGCTTCTGA
- the LOC123770426 gene encoding coiled-coil domain-containing protein 170-like: MIPNDLVVTEHRSQQSEVESRGFLTTVAALLSSPEHRLLPETQVITDRIQSLVSTNREAAEHVERLTSQVTSLGEQSRRQSELYETAVKRGRQSEADLHALSNRCRQLEADHAAAESSREHLAIEREKAGRVLARVVEALGLAEMGREVTNDAEMIICRCQQLAKLEGEKIVDKTTTVYQLQRKVKALRETVERKDLHVDMLRRKLALTEDAARASRHLEEERDDLIAKYKRQCRMVERLNAEVAEARLHLRDLKAQLTDAADEKSRAAQQQKKIEELTAKVNELDAIRSRQQKKISHLKEQVKAHGEQMLEGAAHERVQLGRDHAGLGSHKAGRQGPQQEGEAADGVPTYGGGAGGRGRGAGSGRRLRGYLPSWSG, encoded by the exons ATGATCCCAA ACGATCTGGTGGTGACGGAACATCGAAGTCAACAGAGCGAGGTAGAGAGCCGCGGCTTCCTGACCACCGTGGCGGCGCTCCTGTCATCTCCGGAGCACCGCCTTCTTCCGGAGACTCAGGTCATCACCGACCGCATCCAGAGCCTCGTCTCAACCAACAGGGAGGCTGCCGAG CACGTGGAACGGTTGACCTCACAGGTGACCAGTCTCGGTGAACAGTCCAGGAGGCAGTCGGAGCTGTACGAGACAGCGGTGAAGCGAGGCCGTCAGTCCGAGGCCGACCTCCACGCCCTCTCCAACCGCTGCCGCCAGCTGGAGGCCGACCACGCCGCAGCTGAGTCCTCCCGCGAGCATCTGGCTATCGAAAGGGAGAAG GCTGGGCGGGTGCTGGCGCGAGTGGTGGAGGCGCTGGGCCTGGCGGAGATGGGGCGGGAAGTGACGAACGACGCGGAGATGATTATCTGCCGGTGTCAGCAGCTGGCCAAGCTCGAGGGAGAGAAGATTGTTGACAAG ACCACGACGGTGTACCAGCTCCAGCGGAAGGTGAAGGCGCTGCGGGAGACGGTGGAGAGGAAGGACCTCCACGTGGACATGTTGAGGCGGAAGCTGGCGCTGACGGAAGACGCCGCCCGGGCATCTCGCCACCTTGAGGAGGAGAGGGATGACCTTATTGCCAA ATATAAGCGGCAGTGCCGGATGGTGGAGAGGCTGAACGCTGAGGTGGCCGAGGCCAGACTACACCTCAGGGACCTCAAGGCTCAACTCACAGACGCCGCTGATGAGAAG AGCCGGGCAGCGCAGCAACAGAAGAAGATCGAGGAACTGACCGCCAAGGTCAATGAGCTGGACGCTATCAGGTCCCGGCAGCAAAAGAAGATATCGCACCTCAAGGAACAG GTGAAGGCGCACGGGGAGCAAATGTTGGAAGGAGCGGCGCATGAACGAGTCCAACTTGGACGGGATCACGCAGGACTTGGCTCACACAAAGCAGGCCGTCAGGGACCTCAGCAGGAGGGAGAAGCAG